The Acidobacteriota bacterium DNA window CGCAGCCAGGGTGCTCTCGAGGTCGGCAAAGAAACGATCGAGGCGAGCGCGGCGGAATCTTCCGAGGAATCGCGCTGCCCCGGTCACTTCGGCGAGCCACTGCGTTCGGATCTTCTCGACGAAAAGGTCCGGGGCGTCCTCCCTGAGCGCTGCTCGGAGGTCGACGATGATCTCGACCGCCATTTGGAGAGCTGTCGGCCACCGGGGGAGCTGTTCGACCCCCGGCACGTCGGTCGGCGTTGCAGCAGCGGCCTCATCGATGCACTCCCGAACAGCAGCGAGCGATGCAGGATCTCCGCCTCGGAGACGAGCCATGCGGGCTCCGAACCCCGCATCCCACAGCGGCGCCAGGGCTGCGTCGGGCACGCCGACGACGTCCGACCTCAACACGGTGAGCAGAGCCAGCTGATCGGTGGGCTCGAGCACTGTGCGTACCAAGGCAGCGATCTCGACCACCTCCCGCTGCCGGTAATACTCCCGCTCCCGAGCCACGTCGTATGGGATGCCGTGGCGACGAAACTCCTTCAGCAGCGCCTCTTGAGCGGTCGTGACCCTGAGCAGGACCGCAACGTCACCCCAGCGATCGATTCCGCCCTCCCTGTGAAGGCGCTCAATATCCCCGGCCAGTGCCTTGGCTTCGAGACGTGATGTCTCCGTGTCCGAGTTCCCCTTCTCGGGTGCAACTCCATCCGTTTCGGACGGCCAGGCCAGCCAGTGCTCGACACCACTCCACGGCGGGCGGTCGAAGCCCGGTGCACCTCGTCGCTCATCGGTTGCTTCGAGAGGCTCGAAGCGGGGCTGAATACCGCGTTCCTCGCGCATGACGGGCGCGACCAGTCTCTCGACCTCGTCGAGAATCGGAGTCACCGACCTGAAATTGCGAACCAGGTCGACGATCAGGCCGCCACTGTCCTCGACCTGGTTGACGATCGCGTCGTACGCTGCCAGGTCCGCGCTCCGCCAGGCGTAGATTGACTGTTTCGGGTCACCGACGATGAACAACGAGGGGCGGTGTTCCTCGGGCCCGGTCAACGCGAGAGACTGGACGATACCGCACTGAACGTCATCGGTGTCCTGAAACTCGTCCACCAGCAAATGGTCGATGCCGGCCACCACCTCACGGCGCACGCCGGCCGAGTTCCGCAACAGGCCATCGGCATGCCGGAGCAGGTCCGAAAAGGAGAGGATGCCGGAAGACGTCCGCCGCTTATCGATCACTCGCAGCAGAGGGGCAACGACGGATCGCGCGGCGGCGAGTTGTTCCACCGGTGGGTCGACCAGAGGTTTTAGAATCGCCGCGAGGCGCCCCGCCGACGCGGCAACCTCGTACCGGGCATCGCCGAAGCAGGATGCCTCGCTCTTGGTGAGATCCAACTTCGACCACTTCTTGAGGCGCGGCACGACACGTTCATCGAGGGCCATGACCACTGCGCTCAACTCGCAGAACGAAGGAGTCGACTCGAGGGACACGACCCAATCGCCCAGTTGTGCAGCGGCATCCCGGGTCAAGATGCTGACCGAACCCCTCATCGATTCCTGGCGATCGCCTACGGCCGAGGCAAAATCACCCAGCGCTGTGCTCAGGTTGTTGAACGCCGCATCGGTGGCCGCAGGCCCGAAAGGATCCGCTGCGAACAACGCCGGGTCGGCACCAGACTTGCTCAGATCGCACAGGGCTTGGACCACGTCAGGTGGTCCGAACCCTTCGACCGCCAGCCTCTCCCAGCTCTCGCGATCCGGCGCGCCGGCAAGGTTGCGCAGCGATTCCTCGACGAGGTCCTCCGCAAGCATTTCCAGTCGCGCCCCGTCCGGATCGACCTCGAACCGCGGGTGGATTCCGGCCTCCATCGGGTAGGTGGAGAGCAGACGCTGACAAAATGCGTGGATCGTCGACACGACGAGGCGATGGCTCTCCTCGGACAGCGCCCGCGCGCGCGCACCGATCTCTGCCTCGTCGGCTTGCATGAGCGCGGGCTCCGGATCCCAGCCAATCGGATTCTCGCCGGTGGCCAGGTCGATCAAAGCGGCCCCGATTTTTCTCGCCATCTCGGCCGCCGCGGCTTCAGTAAACGTGATGGCGACAACCCTCTCGATGACTCGCCTCGCCACCGCGCCACGATCCGACCCATCAGCAGCGTGTCGATCCCAACCCGGACCCACGCACCACACGACGACCCTTGAAACGAGCAATGCTGTCTTGCCGGTCCCCGCACCCGCCACGACCACTACCGGTCGCTCGAACTCGCTCTGGGCGAGACGGCGGGACGCCTGGTCGGCGGCGATACGCTCGTCTCGGGCGCTCACTCTTCGTCCTCTTCGCGTTCAACGCCGAGCCACCACAATTTCCGCGCCGCTCCAGGGTCACTCTCGCCAGCCTCTGCTTCGACCTGCATCCACTCGACGAGCCGGCGGCGGAAACCCGAGTCGTCCCGACGGCAGGCCTCGGCCACGCTGCAGTATTTGCAGTGTTCCGAGTTCTTGCCGTTCGCCTCCTCGAGCCGTGGGAACGCGATGCCACGGGAGCGTCCTTCGGCGATCACCCGTACCGCTTCCTCGAAAACTCCCCTGACAATGTCGTCGTCGCCACGCACGACCACGTGTCGCATCTCTTCGTCCCAGCGATCATCCGGTTTGAGATAAACGTACCGTCCGCCGCTGCTGGAACCTGGCGCCGCCGCCGCATAGGCAGCGGCCTGGAGAAGGCGCCCTTTCGCCACCTTGTCGAGCAGGTGCGACTCGCGGGTGTCCGGGCCCGCGGCGGTGGAGAGGGGCTTCGCAGCCTTGTAGTCCACGAGATCCGTTCCGGACCGCCCGACGTCTACCCGGTCGGCGCGAAAGGCCAGAGGCGGCTCGACGCCCGCGATGGCGACCGCCCCCTCCACCTCGGGCGCGACGACGCCCGCCAACACGCCGTCGGACCCCCACTCCAACTCACGAGCCAGGGCGAGGAACTGACGGGCCCGTGCTGCCAGGAGCGGCGCCATGCCGATCGTGGAAAGGCCCTCTCGCCTGGCAATTCTCTGCGCCTCGCGTTGAAGCAGCCTGTCGAATCGATCGGCAGCAGGCCACGGCACCTCTACCGGCAGGCCCGCGAACGCACTGTCAAGATCAGCAGGTCGATCCGGGATGGCATCGAGGACGATTTTCTCGAGCACGCCGTGAACGACCTGTCCGACGAGCAACCCGTCTATCGCCGGCAGCCCCAGGTGCGGGTCCGGAAGGGGGAAGATCCCGAGCCGTTGCTGAACAAAAGCCCTCCACGGACAGATCCCGGTCCCCTCCAGCCGAGTGACCCACATGGGATCGTCGGCCTGTCGGGCACTGCTGCCCGTCAAACCAAACCACGGTCCCGGCTCTTCCGAGGCAGGTGATTGTTCGACCGCCGAGAGTATGTCGGCACGAGCGGCGGCGTATTCGTCAGTTGGAATCTCTTCCCGCCCGCCGCGGGCCCGGACGAGATCTTCAGAGATCGCCGCATCGAGAAGGCACTCGAATCCGTCGCGATCTACCGTCGGCGCCGCGAGCACCGCAATTTCGTACGCCGGGCGCGGGCGTGGTGCCCCGTCTTCAATCGGCCACAGGCGTGGTGCCGTCTCCGGCGCATCG harbors:
- a CDS encoding UvrD-helicase domain-containing protein, which codes for MSARDERIAADQASRRLAQSEFERPVVVVAGAGTGKTALLVSRVVVWCVGPGWDRHAADGSDRGAVARRVIERVVAITFTEAAAAEMARKIGAALIDLATGENPIGWDPEPALMQADEAEIGARARALSEESHRLVVSTIHAFCQRLLSTYPMEAGIHPRFEVDPDGARLEMLAEDLVEESLRNLAGAPDRESWERLAVEGFGPPDVVQALCDLSKSGADPALFAADPFGPAATDAAFNNLSTALGDFASAVGDRQESMRGSVSILTRDAAAQLGDWVVSLESTPSFCELSAVVMALDERVVPRLKKWSKLDLTKSEASCFGDARYEVAASAGRLAAILKPLVDPPVEQLAAARSVVAPLLRVIDKRRTSSGILSFSDLLRHADGLLRNSAGVRREVVAGIDHLLVDEFQDTDDVQCGIVQSLALTGPEEHRPSLFIVGDPKQSIYAWRSADLAAYDAIVNQVEDSGGLIVDLVRNFRSVTPILDEVERLVAPVMREERGIQPRFEPLEATDERRGAPGFDRPPWSGVEHWLAWPSETDGVAPEKGNSDTETSRLEAKALAGDIERLHREGGIDRWGDVAVLLRVTTAQEALLKEFRRHGIPYDVAREREYYRQREVVEIAALVRTVLEPTDQLALLTVLRSDVVGVPDAALAPLWDAGFGARMARLRGGDPASLAAVRECIDEAAAATPTDVPGVEQLPRWPTALQMAVEIIVDLRAALREDAPDLFVEKIRTQWLAEVTGAARFLGRFRRARLDRFFADLESTLAAGDGGDAGLARFLRRAVEEGRESSLPLPPDLEADAVHVMTIHGAKGLDFEHVYVAQIHKGGRGGGRRDSANVMEVDGRPEYHLFGWTTPGYPSGEWLQARKSQAEIVRLLYVATTRAKQRLVVSGGWPQPGKIVPPEAASHFAALIGRRLDSAAILAQRDSGREREIDEDTGVQHVFPAFAEDSAPTPDRAEEKRGWSPTEQQLLLASDLAAARMIAAGRMEQPVLRSASAEAHDRLQRSDDEEGDASAPLAGSRDLAMAIGTAVHDFLEAADLGSDLAAQLREAEDRMAAEVTRGLDGDRKAEAERAIDELIGRIGQGECLERLASLGPSIVARELPVYGWEERDDGPEGVVSGIVDLVYRDPDDGRLVVADYKTDAVDGGDALEDRAKVYEPQVTAYAKILRVALDLDEDPLVELWFLAADQIKRL